The Thermococcus henrietii genome segment TCGCTCGTGTCTCCCTTAAGCCTCGAACCGACGGCGAAGTCCGCCCTACCCTCTGCAACCGGCTTCATGACGCGGAGCGCATCACTCAGCAAGTGCTGGCCGTCGGCGTCGAAGGTCAGGACGAGCTTCGCGTTCCTCCTGACGGCGTAGGCGAAACCAGTTCCGAGGGCACCGCCGAGTCCCCTGTTAACGAGGTGCGTCAGGACGTGAACGCCGTAGGAACGTGCTATCTCCTCCGTCCTGTCGCGGGAGCCATCGTTCACGACGATTATCTCGTCCCTCCTGAAGTAACGAAGGAGGTCCTCAATGACCGCGCCGATGGTCTTCTCCTCGTTGTAGGCCGGCACCACGACGTAGCTCGAGAACAGCCTTTCAAAGAGCTCCTTAAGGTGAAGGAGGTTCTCAACCTCGAAGTTGGGCTCGGCCTCCACCTGAAAGCTCATCCTGCCAGCGTCGTGGCCGGTGACGAGAACGCTGAGCGCGCCGAGCTCCCTGGCGGGTATAATGTCGTAGCCGTGGTCTCCAACGACAACCGCTTTCTCAGGCGGGACGTTGAGTTCGTCGAGGATTCTCCCAAGCTGGCCGGGGTTGGGCTTCAGCTCCTCCGGAGGAACGTCGTCCCGCGTCGAGATTATGTCGAAGTAGTTTTTGAGGCCGTGAAGCTCAAGGGCCTTCATCGTGGCCTTCCTGGAACTCCTCGTCATCAAGGCGAGCTTTATCCCCCTGTCCCCGAGGAAGTCAAGGAGTTCCCTCGCACCCTCAAAGACGAAGCTCTCGTTCATTCTCTCGGCTTCAAGCTCGATGAGAATCGAGTAGAGCTCCTCGAAGGCCCCCCCCGTCTTTTTGGACAGCTCTATAAGGCCCTCGTACATCGGCGTTAGGTCGCCTATGAGCTCCCCCGGGATTCCGAGGGAGATTAGCCTCTCCCTGAGCTCTGACTTTATCTCGCTGAAGGGTTTTTCCGCACCAACGAGGGTTCCATCGAGGTCGAAAAGGACTGCCCTGATGTCCATGCTACCACCGAAGGGTTTATTTTCGCTCCCGCGTAGGGAAGCCGGTGTCAGAGATGATAACGTTCCTAGCGCTTATAGCTTTAATCCTTTCGCTCGTCCTCACTGGATACGTCAGGGAGCTCATGAGGAAAGCGGGAATCGTTGGCAGGGACATCCACAAGCCGGAAAGGCCGGAAGTTCCCGAGATGGGGGGAATTGCTATAGTCCTGACCGTTGGAGTCCTCGGAGCGCTGGTGAAGCCCGATGTCCTTCCGGTTTTCCTGCTCTTTGGCCTCGTCGGCGTCATAGACGACCTAACTGCCCTCAGGCAGTCCCACAAGGTAGTCCTCTCACTCTTTGTCTCGATTCCGGTGGCGTTCCTGGACGTGGGCAGGAGCGTTGACATCTTCGGCTACAACCTCCACCTCGGAATCCTCTATCCAGTTTTCGCGGTTCTGTTCGTTACCGGCTCGGCGAACCTCGTGAACATGCTGGCCGGGTTCAACGGACTTGAGGTGGGCACGAGCGCCATCGCGCTCGGCTTTCTCGCGCTGATGACGGACGGGACGGCGAGGGAGCTCGCGTTGATAGGGCTTGGAGCTTCCCTTGGCTTCCTCTGGTGGAACAGATACCCGGCCAGGGTCTTCCCCGGCGACACCGGAACGCTCAGCCTCGGAGCTTTGATAGGCCTCGTCGGAATCCTCGGCAAGGTTGAGGTCTATGCCGCTATCCTGCTGATTCCGCACTTCCTCGACTTTACGATAAAGGCCCTGAGCGTCCGCTTTGGTGTAAGAAGGCATGGAAGAACCCAGGTTATGCCAGACGGAACGCTGAAGGCTCCACCCTATCCAAGCTTCCTGGGAACAATAATGAGAAGGGTCAGGGTAACGGAGCCGAAGCTCGTGGCAATCGTGTGGGGAATAGAGTTCACACTCGGTCTTCTCGCCTGGGCTCTGAGTCAATTACTTTGACCATTCCAAAGCCATACCTCGTTTTTTCTCCGAACCCCGTCTCGTAGCCGAACTTCGCGAGCTCCCGCGAGCCGGTGTAGCGGAACACCATAAGGGAACTCCTGAAGTAGGTGTCCCTCACAAGAATCCTAACGGGCTTGAACTTGAGAACCTCAAGCTTGAACTCCTTGTCCTCAGGCATGTGGCCGTAGATGGCCGAGTAGCGCATCAGCATTACCTTGCGGAGCTTGTCAAAGAACATCTCGTCACCTGGATAAAGGTCCCAAATCTTCATCCTGCCGTTGACGAACTTGACAGTCCTGACCATTATCGGGCTGAGCGTCGAGAACAGGACCTCGTCCTTGAGCTCGGGCTCTTTGAGAACCTTAACGTTGTCCGCTATGAACGTCGCGTCCCCAATCTTAAGGAGAGGGTCGTCGAGGAAGCCCTCAGCGATGGCCTTGATGAGCTCCCCGGAGTGGGACGAGACGTAGAGAGAAACATCGTCCGAGAGAACCTTAATGCCCGCCTCCGGGAGAAGCTCCCTCTTGCGGACCATTATGCGGGAGAACGTGAAGTAGTCAGCGTGACTTGTTTCCACCTCGTGGGCCAACTCCGGAGAAACAAGGTATATTTTTTCAAGAATCTGGGTGTAGACCTCGTAGTTGTAGTTGAAGGGCAGTATGGTTCCTTCCTCCGCGGGTCTCAGTTTGATTTCGATTCTCATTTCACCCCACCCCGGTTTCAACCGGGAATAATTGGAATTTAGGGTTAATAAGAATTTCGTATGCTAAACGTCGATTTAATTACAACGTTAAAGAGTCAGCAATGGACATTGGATATAGGATAGACTACGAAATGAAAAACGCCAAAAACGAGGCGGGTTTTAAAAACCACCCAACAAGGTTAAAAAGGGCCCGGATGATAATCAAACATTGGAGAGAGGTGAGAGAGCATGAGCATTGAGGATGCAAACATCCATGAAGGTTACGATGATTACATCACCTTCCTGAAGAGGCGCATAAGGCAACTCGAGCTCCAGGTGAGGACGCTCGAGGCCGATAAGGAGAGGCTTGAGAGGGAACTCTCGAGGCTAAGGATGGAGATGTCGAGGCTTCGCCAGCCCCCGGCCTTCGCGGGCAACGTCATCGAGGTTCTCGACGACGAGAGGGCCATAGTTCAGAACTACAACGGACCGCGCTTCGTCGTCAGAATCGCCCCGTGGATAGAGAGGGACAAGCTGAAGCCCGGCTCAAGGGTCGCCCTGGACCAGAGGACGATGGCGATAGTCGAGCTCCTTCCAACGGAGAAGGACCCGAGCGTCCTCGGCTTCGAGGTCATAGAGAGGCCCAGAGTCACCTACAAGGACATCGGCGGTCTCGACAAACAGTTGCAGGAGCTCCGCGAGGCCATAGAGCTCCCCCTCAAGCACCCGGAGCTCTTCGAGAAGGTTGGAATCGAGCCCCCGAAGGGAGTCCTCCTCTACGGGCCACCTGGCTGTGGAAAGACCCTCATGGCGAAGGCCCTCGCGAGAGAGGTCAACGCAACCTTCATTCGCGTCGTCGGAAGCGAACTGGTCAGGAAGTTCATCGGAGAGGGTGCTCGCCTGGTCCACGAGCTCTTCGAGCTCGCCAAGGAGAAGGCCCCAACGATAATCTTTATCGACGAGATTGACGCGATTGGAGCCAAGAGAATGGATGAGACGACCGGTGGCGAGAGGGAAGTCAACAGGACCCTGATGCAACTCCTCGCTGAGATGGACGGCTTCGACCCGCGCGGGAACGTCAAGGTCATAGCGGCAACCAACAGGCCCGACATACTCGACCCAGCCCTGCTGAGGCCGGGAAGATTCGACAGGCTGATTGAAGTCCCGCTCCCGGACTTCCGCGGAAGGCTCGAGATACTCAAGGTCCACACGAGGAAGATGAACCTGAGGGACGTTGACCTGCGCATCATAGCGGAACTCACCGAGGGCGCAAGTGGAGCGGACTTGAAGGCCATAGCAACCGAGGCTGGAATGTTCGCCATCAGGGACAGGCGCGAGTACGTCACACAGGACGACTTCCTTAAAGCCATAGAAAAGGTCCTCGGCGCTGAGAAGAGGCTCGCCCAGGCAATAGCGATGCACGAGGTCATGTACGGCTGACCTTTTCTGCCCTCTTCGTTCCCTTTATTACACTCCACGCCAGGGCGTAGAGAACCGCTATGGCGAAGAAGGCTTCCCTGTAGCCAAGCCTGTCTATAAGCCAGCCCGTGAAGTACGGCCCGACAGTTGCCCCGAAGAAGCCCACCATGTTAACGAAGCCCATAACCGGTCCAAGGTTGTCCTTTCTTGCAGTTTCGGCGGTGAAAGCCGTAACCATCGGGCCAACCGAGTAGAAGGTCAGACCGAGGGCGAGGGCAGAAAGGAAGCCGGGTTTCAAAACGAGGAGAACTATTAGGAGTGCATTGGATAGGAAGGCGAGTTCAAGAGCCTTTCTTCCGAGCCGGTCGTAGAGAACTCCACCGGTGAGGGAGCCCGCTATGCCGACCAGCGAGAGGAGGGAGAAGAGGTAAGAAGCCTTTTCAACGCCCATTCCCGTCGAGGTTAGGAAAGCGACGAGGAAGGTTAGAACGCCGAAGAAGGCCATCAGGGCGAGGAAGTTCGCAATCGCTAAGTTCACCGAGCCGACCTCGATTGAGAGCCTCGCCT includes the following:
- a CDS encoding MraY family glycosyltransferase, with translation MITFLALIALILSLVLTGYVRELMRKAGIVGRDIHKPERPEVPEMGGIAIVLTVGVLGALVKPDVLPVFLLFGLVGVIDDLTALRQSHKVVLSLFVSIPVAFLDVGRSVDIFGYNLHLGILYPVFAVLFVTGSANLVNMLAGFNGLEVGTSAIALGFLALMTDGTARELALIGLGASLGFLWWNRYPARVFPGDTGTLSLGALIGLVGILGKVEVYAAILLIPHFLDFTIKALSVRFGVRRHGRTQVMPDGTLKAPPYPSFLGTIMRRVRVTEPKLVAIVWGIEFTLGLLAWALSQLL
- the cas6 gene encoding CRISPR-associated endoribonuclease Cas6; its protein translation is MRIEIKLRPAEEGTILPFNYNYEVYTQILEKIYLVSPELAHEVETSHADYFTFSRIMVRKRELLPEAGIKVLSDDVSLYVSSHSGELIKAIAEGFLDDPLLKIGDATFIADNVKVLKEPELKDEVLFSTLSPIMVRTVKFVNGRMKIWDLYPGDEMFFDKLRKVMLMRYSAIYGHMPEDKEFKLEVLKFKPVRILVRDTYFRSSLMVFRYTGSRELAKFGYETGFGEKTRYGFGMVKVIDSEPRREDRV
- a CDS encoding HAD-IA family hydrolase, with product MDIRAVLFDLDGTLVGAEKPFSEIKSELRERLISLGIPGELIGDLTPMYEGLIELSKKTGGAFEELYSILIELEAERMNESFVFEGARELLDFLGDRGIKLALMTRSSRKATMKALELHGLKNYFDIISTRDDVPPEELKPNPGQLGRILDELNVPPEKAVVVGDHGYDIIPARELGALSVLVTGHDAGRMSFQVEAEPNFEVENLLHLKELFERLFSSYVVVPAYNEEKTIGAVIEDLLRYFRRDEIIVVNDGSRDRTEEIARSYGVHVLTHLVNRGLGGALGTGFAYAVRRNAKLVLTFDADGQHLLSDALRVMKPVAEGRADFAVGSRLKGDTSEMPFVKKFGNFILDAVTAVFARKYVSDSQSGLRCLSGDCVRKIRITCDRYAVSSEIIIEASKNGCRIVEVPIKAVYTEYSMRKGTNVLEGVKIALNLLFDKLR
- a CDS encoding MFS transporter, whose protein sequence is MFVSLILITLGWIFNYAHRMAVSPLLPMIKAEFHLSNAQAGLLMTALLLPYALIQVPAGYLGDRFGRKRLLALSIFGYSISSAMLFFASQYWEVLAFRALYGFFSGLYYAPATALIAETYGARKGSALGVFMLGPPVGSGIVPLLVVPVALNLGWRYAFPILAVMSSVVGVLLVISLRTLEERRGKARLSIEVGSVNLAIANFLALMAFFGVLTFLVAFLTSTGMGVEKASYLFSLLSLVGIAGSLTGGVLYDRLGRKALELAFLSNALLIVLLVLKPGFLSALALGLTFYSVGPMVTAFTAETARKDNLGPVMGFVNMVGFFGATVGPYFTGWLIDRLGYREAFFAIAVLYALAWSVIKGTKRAEKVSRT
- a CDS encoding proteasome-activating nucleotidase; protein product: MSIEDANIHEGYDDYITFLKRRIRQLELQVRTLEADKERLERELSRLRMEMSRLRQPPAFAGNVIEVLDDERAIVQNYNGPRFVVRIAPWIERDKLKPGSRVALDQRTMAIVELLPTEKDPSVLGFEVIERPRVTYKDIGGLDKQLQELREAIELPLKHPELFEKVGIEPPKGVLLYGPPGCGKTLMAKALAREVNATFIRVVGSELVRKFIGEGARLVHELFELAKEKAPTIIFIDEIDAIGAKRMDETTGGEREVNRTLMQLLAEMDGFDPRGNVKVIAATNRPDILDPALLRPGRFDRLIEVPLPDFRGRLEILKVHTRKMNLRDVDLRIIAELTEGASGADLKAIATEAGMFAIRDRREYVTQDDFLKAIEKVLGAEKRLAQAIAMHEVMYG